In Ruminococcaceae bacterium KH2T8, the sequence ATCGTATATTTCATTCCGTTGTCCAAGATTATGCGTCTGGGCATCAGCTGTCCCGAGGAAGTGAAATCTGCAGTGACATCAACATATGTCTTTATCCTTCTGTCATCATCCATATACTCCTCCAAGATCAGATGCGCTCCTCGGCGCCCGACCTGTTTCCGTCAACAAAATATCCTTTCGGATGAACTATATGATCATCCTTCGCATTTACGTTCGAAAGCTCCCGGTCAAGATACATCAATCCCCGCTGGACACATTTAAATCCGAATCTGTCACGTAGCTCGTCGATCGCTATATCGATCTGATGATACCGGTCGCGCCTGCCCTGATCGATGAACATCTCGAGCTGCATCGGAGCATCCGCCTCGATAAGATCACAGCCGCGAACTCCTACGCTCCTTATGGGCTTCTTCCAGTCATAATTTTCGCGGAAGAGCTTCATCGCATATTCCGCTATCTCGCCCGTAAGATCGGTAGCACGATCGGTCTTACACTGTCTCGAGAAGTGATAGAGTTCATTATCCCTGATCGTAAGCTCGACCGTATTACACTTAAAGCCGTGCTTTCGAAGCCTGGCCGATACGCTCTCTGCCAGGACATATACGGTTATCTTGACGTCCTCTTCGGTCAGCAGGTCACGGGGAGTCGTGGTACTGTTGCCGATGCTCTTTATTATCCGCTCATGAGATTCGTTATTTACCGGAGTCTGATCCTCACCGCGTGCGAAAGCAGATAATACGAGCCCCAGTTTACCGAGGAGCCTGTAGAGGAAATCGGGATCAGCCGCAGCCAGCTGACCTATATTCCTGATGCCGACCGAATGAAGTCTCCTGCATGTAGATCTGCCGACATAAAGAAGATCCTCCACGGGGCTTTCCCATATGATCGTCTTATAGTTATCCCTGTCTATCACGGTCACGGCATCGGGCTTCTTGTAATCGGAACCGAACTTGGCAAATACCTTGTTCCAGCTGACACCTATACTTACGGTGATGCCGAGCTCCTCCTTCATCCTGCTCCTTATATCCTCGGCGATCGCCCTGCCGTCTCCTCCGAACTTATTACACTCGGTCACATCGAGCCACGACTCGTCTATTCCGAACGGCTCCTGACAATCCGTATAATCTGCGTAGATCTGCCTGGCCATCTTGGAATAACGAAGATAAAGATCCATCCTCGGCGGCACGAATACGATATCGGGACATACTTCCTTCGCCTGCCACAGAGCCATGCCGGTCTTGACCCCCGCCTTCTTGGCTATAAGATCCTTCGCAAGGACTATGCCGTGTCTGGCTTCCGGGTCTCCTCCGACGGCCAGCGGCCTGCCTCGAAGCTCCGGCCTGTGCAGCAGCTCGATGCTCGCATAGCAGTTATTCATGTCCGAATGCAATATAGTCCTCACCTGATACCTCCGCTAAAATCAGAACAATCGTTCTTATTTTGAATAATATCACGCGCGGCGATGAGTTGCAATGACATTAATGGGACACAAAGATACCGCCTCCGAAGAGACGGTATCGATGATCATTTATTCGTTTGTGCGAAGATCCTCTACGATGCTTCTTCCCTTTACCTTTCCGTAGATCACATTAGGTATAAAGGCTCCCAATGCTGCCAGTACCGGCAGAAGGATCAGGATCGGAACTACCGTGATGTGGGCAGTCGCCGCCGACCAGAAAAAGTCGAGCTTTAAGAATAGCATGTTTACCAGAACCGCAAACGGGATCGAGAACAGAACGGATATCAGTGCATAGAAGAGTCCTTCTGTCATGAGCATGTTCTTGAGCTGCTTTCCTGTCATGCCTACAGCCTTGAGAAGTGCAAGCTCTCTCTTCCTGGACAGTATGCCGGTGAAGATCGCATTGATAAAGTTAAGGACAGCTATAAGGCCTACTATGCCGCTTAAGAATCCTCCTATATATTTAACGGCACCCGTAAACTGCTCAAAATCCTTTCTGACGGTCTCCATGCTGTTATATTCATAACGGCCGGGATCACTCTCGCAAAGTTCCTGAAGATAAGCTTCAGCCCTATCAGCCGCCTCGCTGCTGGAGGCATCTGCACAGTAGCACATGACTTCGTAGTTATCTTGAGTAATATCAGCGATCTGTTCAGCGGTCATGATGAGCTCGACTGAATTGCCTACGAATGTGTACTTGGGAGCATAGGAAGTGGGGAACTGATCCATGACTGCACAGACCGTATATTCCCTGTCGACACCGACAACGATGTATTCGAGGTTACTGAAATCCATATTCTCGGGAACATCGTAAGGATTCTCGTAAATGGTGCCCGTAGCAGGATCCTTATAGTGAAATTCCTCTGCGAAGGTGATCGTTACCTTGTCCCCTACATTAAGTCCTGAAGCCTCAGTTACGACGATATCGTTACTACCCTCTTCGTACATCGGATAGATATCACCTTCAACTATATCCACTTCATCCAGCAGTTCGCTGTCAACCCCTACTGCCAGCGCCGGATAATCGATATCGGCATTTACGAACATCATATCGCCTAAAGTCGAATAGGCACAGCCGCAGTGATCGCTGTCGATATGAGATGCTATCTCGTCGATCTCTGATGATGTCATGAATTCATTGTGTTCTCCCGTAAAGAAAGCAGGCGTAGATACGATGAAGTCCATAGAAGGTGCCGCACTCTGTATATATGAATTCATATCCATGTTATCAACGAAGATACAGAGTGTATCGAAGAGCACCATAGCAAGCGAGATAGAGAGGACTACAAGAGCTGTACGTACCTTATTGCGTCCTAGATTGGCCATTGCCATCGAGCGGATGCCCGGATCCACCTTCTTTCTGTTCTTCATAGAAACCTTAACATCCGTATAGCGGAGAGCTTCTATGGGAGAGACACGTGAAGCCTTACGGCCGGGGATCGAACTTGAGACAAACACCGTGATCAGGGATATAGCTGCAGCCCCTAAGAACACAAAGATATTAAAGCCGCTGACTATCTCCATATTCTTATATATGGTCTGAGCAAGTACCATGGGGAGCATGGATACTCCGATCAGATATCCCGCGATAAGTCCTGTGGGGATACCTATCAGACAAAGGATAAGAGACTGCTTCCTGACTATCTTCCTTATCTGCTTTGTTGTGACACCGATGGTCTTAAGAAGACCGTAGTCCCTGACCTTATTAGCCACCGTGATCTGGAAGATGTTATAGATTATAAGAAATCCCGTAAAGAATATCAGGAGCATCAGCACTACTATGGCAGCATATCCTTCTTCTCCCAGCGGATCAGACTCAGATGCATATGCGGGATTTACGAAAACAGAAGAAATATTCACCCCGATCTCTTCCGCAAGACGATATGCTCTCGCCTCAGACGGAGTCTTTAGATCAAATAAGACAGATGAGAACATCATGGGATCTTCGCCTATTGATGTAAATGTATCAGAAGCATAATCCTCTGATACGATGATGCATTTGGAATCATTGCCGCTGATGCCGCATATCGTAAATGTCTCACTCACTTCGCAGGAAGATGCAAGTCCTGATGTCTCGTAATCTATCGTGATCTCAGATCCGATATCACCGCCTCCGATGCTCGTCAGATAAGATCTGCTGACTACAACTTCATCCGAAGTCTCGGGAAGTCTTCCCGACTCAGGGGTAGAGAATGACATCTCGGCTGCCGTATCATCCAGCCAGGCGACGCGCTGCCTGTCATCGGTCATGCCCAGCATTATCATCCTGCCGACATTTGTAACATCGGGGACTTCCCGAAGCTTATCTGCAACATCGCTGCCTGCCGCTTCTACCGAAGCATACGATCTGTCACCGTACTCCTTGCACTGCTGCAGTTGTAAAGTACTTCTGAAAGAGAAGAATACGGTAAAGAGTGTCGTAAAGAGGACCGTCGTCAAAATGATCGCAAGGACCGCTATTATATTCTGCTTTTTTGATGCACGAAGTGATCTGAAGCTTAATTTCGATAAAGCTTTTCTGCTGTTTACTTTCATATGATCACCCCTTTATCAGCGATTGACGATAAGACCGTCTTCTATCCTTATGATGCGATCTGCAGTCTGTGCTATCTCTGTATTGTGAGTGATCATCACTATCGTCTGATTGAATCTGTCGGCAGTGACCCTGAAAAGACTCATTACATCCTGTGAAGTCTTGGTATCCAGGTTACCGGTAGGCTCATCCGCGAGAATGACCGAAGGTCTTCCGGCAAGAGCCCTTGCAATAGCAACTCTCTGCTGCTGACCTCCCGATAACTGCGTTGGCAGCTTATGGATCTGCCCGTCAAGTCCCAACGTGGAGATGATACTGTCTATGCGTTCCTTGTCGACCTTTGCGCCGTCAAGCTCCAGCGGAAGAAGGATGTTCTCCATTACGTTTAATACCGGAACGAGGTTAAAGGACTGGAATACGAATCCGATCTTACGTCTTCTTAATACCGTAAGAGCTTCGTCCTTCAACTTGAATATATCCTTATCGTCGATATACACCTTACCGTCTGTAGGTCTGTCCAAGCCTCCGAGCATGTGAAGGAGTGTCGACTTACCGCTTCCGGAAGTACCTACTATAGCTACGAATTCTCCCTTATTAACTTCAAGGTCTACGCCCCTTAATGCTTCAACCTTACTATCGCCTTTTCCGTATGTTTTCTTAAGGCCTTCTGCTCTTAATATTGCCATGTCTTTCTCCTTTGTCATTTGATCTTATGGTTCGATCTTACAGATAAAATCTTTCTCAATTCTTTCGACAGGAGAAAAGATTATGACACTTCCGACAGATTCTTCCCTTTGGGGACATATACCGAGAACTTAGATCCTTTACCGGGCGTCGACTCGAGTCTTATATAGCCGCCCACGCCGGTTATTATCTCTCTTGCAAGACAAAGACCTATTCCTACTCCTTCTTCTTCGCTGACCTCCCGGCTACGATAGAATCTGGAGAAGACCTTGGCGCTGTCTTCCTCGCTGATACCTATACCCGTATCTTCTATATCTATCCTTACGAACATCTCGTATTCCGTGGCATACATCTTAACGCCGCCTTCGTTTGTGTACTTAACGGCGTTGTCGGCGATGTTAAATATCGCTTCGTAGGTCCACTTAGGATCAGAGTTTATGCAAAGATCCGTAGGCTCGTACTCTATGGAGATGCCTTTCGAAGCGGCCTTGGAGGATAAGTTATCGGTTATGCTCTCAAGAAGCTCCTCTACGGAAGATACTACGGGAACGTAGTTCATAAGACCGTTCTCAAGGCGTGACATCTTGACCAACGAATCTATAAGGAACTGCAGCTTCTCAGACTGAGATCTTATGGCATCTAATTTCTGCTTAGAGCTCTCGGAGAGATCCTCTTCTGCCAGAAGGTCGCTGTATAAAACCAGGTTGGCGATGGGAGTCTTAGTCTGGTGAGAGATATCCGAGATCAATGTCTTTATCTTCTCTTTCTCTTCTTCTACTTTCTGCGCGGATAATGAAGAGGATGATAAGTATTCATGAAGCTTCGACTCAAGAAGAGACGTCATGCTCTCATCAAAAGATGTCTCGCTGATCTCGCCGTCTATCGCACTGTCGAGCATATCCGAAACGGAATCCAATGTGCGTCTGGTCCTTATGCGTGTTACGATCGCATAGACTACGGATACTAAGGCGACTGCCGCCATTATCATGAACGGGATCGTGATCATATCAGTCCGCCGTCTGCCAGCTGTAACCAAGACCGTATACAGTCTTGATATTAGCCTTCGCTCCAAGCTTATCTCTAAGCCTCTTGATCGATACGGAAAGAGCATTCTCATCAACATAATCGGCACCGTCAGTCCAGACCTTGTCGATAAGATCGTTACGCTTTACGGTCATGCCCCTGTTAGCGATGAGGATCCTTAAGATCTTCTGCTCCGTCTTACTGAGCTCGAAAGAAGTCTCACCTTTCTTAAAGATCATATTCGCAAAATCGAAAGTATATCCGTCGCCTTCAAAGATCTCCTCAGAAGACTTGGATGCATTTCTTCTGAGCTGAGTATTCACCCTCGCGCGAAGTACGGAGAGCGAGAAAGGCTTGGTCATGTAGTCATCGGCACCGAGTTCCAATCCCCTTACTATGTCGGAATCCGTATCATTTGCGGTAAGCATGATAACGGGGATCTCAGGATGCAGTTCCTTCGTATACGAAAGAAGGTCAAGTCCCGAACCGTCAGGAAGATTTATATCCATCAATATAAGGGAAGGCTTAAAGACTGAAAGCTGTTCCTTGGCACCGCCTACGGAACTTACACATACGACCGTCTTGCCGTCCGACTTAAAAGCGGTACAAAGACCGCGGTTAAGTTCATTATCATCCTCTACGATCATTATCTGTTCGTTGACCATTACACTGCTCCGAAATCATTAAGATCATCCTATTCTATCACAACAGTTTGGGTTATATATAAAAGATCCCGGCCTCACGAAGAAAGCCGGGATCATTAATTATCAGTCGTCAGATCTTACCACTTGGGAGATGTTATATAAGTATCATTTGTCCTTGCGGCAGTACTTACTACTTCATCGTTATCATCTGCGAGTTTCTTGAGTGTCTCAAGAGGTGTAAGAGCATGAGAAGCAACTTCTTTTCTTACCTGTACCTTGAAGTCGTCGGAAAGAGAAGAAAGGATCTCGGGAGTAACCTTGGGATTTGTTACTACGTGTACGCGAACACCCATTCTGTCATCCTCTGCAAGCTCAGCCAGAGTGATAACGTTAAGATTGGAGTTAGAAGCAACTGCCTCTCTTACGCTGTCAACATCATCGCCTGCAAGCTCAGCAAGTACGATGTCGGATATACCCTTATTACGAGCAAGGGACTCTCTTACGAG encodes:
- a CDS encoding DNA polymerase-4; this translates as MRTILHSDMNNCYASIELLHRPELRGRPLAVGGDPEARHGIVLAKDLIAKKAGVKTGMALWQAKEVCPDIVFVPPRMDLYLRYSKMARQIYADYTDCQEPFGIDESWLDVTECNKFGGDGRAIAEDIRSRMKEELGITVSIGVSWNKVFAKFGSDYKKPDAVTVIDRDNYKTIIWESPVEDLLYVGRSTCRRLHSVGIRNIGQLAAADPDFLYRLLGKLGLVLSAFARGEDQTPVNNESHERIIKSIGNSTTTPRDLLTEEDVKITVYVLAESVSARLRKHGFKCNTVELTIRDNELYHFSRQCKTDRATDLTGEIAEYAMKLFRENYDWKKPIRSVGVRGCDLIEADAPMQLEMFIDQGRRDRYHQIDIAIDELRDRFGFKCVQRGLMYLDRELSNVNAKDDHIVHPKGYFVDGNRSGAEERI
- a CDS encoding putative ABC transport system permease protein codes for the protein MKVNSRKALSKLSFRSLRASKKQNIIAVLAIILTTVLFTTLFTVFFSFRSTLQLQQCKEYGDRSYASVEAAGSDVADKLREVPDVTNVGRMIMLGMTDDRQRVAWLDDTAAEMSFSTPESGRLPETSDEVVVSRSYLTSIGGGDIGSEITIDYETSGLASSCEVSETFTICGISGNDSKCIIVSEDYASDTFTSIGEDPMMFSSVLFDLKTPSEARAYRLAEEIGVNISSVFVNPAYASESDPLGEEGYAAIVVLMLLIFFTGFLIIYNIFQITVANKVRDYGLLKTIGVTTKQIRKIVRKQSLILCLIGIPTGLIAGYLIGVSMLPMVLAQTIYKNMEIVSGFNIFVFLGAAAISLITVFVSSSIPGRKASRVSPIEALRYTDVKVSMKNRKKVDPGIRSMAMANLGRNKVRTALVVLSISLAMVLFDTLCIFVDNMDMNSYIQSAAPSMDFIVSTPAFFTGEHNEFMTSSEIDEIASHIDSDHCGCAYSTLGDMMFVNADIDYPALAVGVDSELLDEVDIVEGDIYPMYEEGSNDIVVTEASGLNVGDKVTITFAEEFHYKDPATGTIYENPYDVPENMDFSNLEYIVVGVDREYTVCAVMDQFPTSYAPKYTFVGNSVELIMTAEQIADITQDNYEVMCYCADASSSEAADRAEAYLQELCESDPGRYEYNSMETVRKDFEQFTGAVKYIGGFLSGIVGLIAVLNFINAIFTGILSRKRELALLKAVGMTGKQLKNMLMTEGLFYALISVLFSIPFAVLVNMLFLKLDFFWSAATAHITVVPILILLPVLAALGAFIPNVIYGKVKGRSIVEDLRTNE
- a CDS encoding putative ABC transport system ATP-binding protein, translated to MAILRAEGLKKTYGKGDSKVEALRGVDLEVNKGEFVAIVGTSGSGKSTLLHMLGGLDRPTDGKVYIDDKDIFKLKDEALTVLRRRKIGFVFQSFNLVPVLNVMENILLPLELDGAKVDKERIDSIISTLGLDGQIHKLPTQLSGGQQQRVAIARALAGRPSVILADEPTGNLDTKTSQDVMSLFRVTADRFNQTIVMITHNTEIAQTADRIIRIEDGLIVNR
- a CDS encoding Signal transduction histidine kinase produces the protein MITIPFMIMAAVALVSVVYAIVTRIRTRRTLDSVSDMLDSAIDGEISETSFDESMTSLLESKLHEYLSSSSLSAQKVEEEKEKIKTLISDISHQTKTPIANLVLYSDLLAEEDLSESSKQKLDAIRSQSEKLQFLIDSLVKMSRLENGLMNYVPVVSSVEELLESITDNLSSKAASKGISIEYEPTDLCINSDPKWTYEAIFNIADNAVKYTNEGGVKMYATEYEMFVRIDIEDTGIGISEEDSAKVFSRFYRSREVSEEEGVGIGLCLAREIITGVGGYIRLESTPGKGSKFSVYVPKGKNLSEVS
- a CDS encoding DNA-binding response regulator, OmpR family, contains REC and winged-helix (wHTH) domain; translated protein: MVNEQIMIVEDDNELNRGLCTAFKSDGKTVVCVSSVGGAKEQLSVFKPSLILMDINLPDGSGLDLLSYTKELHPEIPVIMLTANDTDSDIVRGLELGADDYMTKPFSLSVLRARVNTQLRRNASKSSEEIFEGDGYTFDFANMIFKKGETSFELSKTEQKILRILIANRGMTVKRNDLIDKVWTDGADYVDENALSVSIKRLRDKLGAKANIKTVYGLGYSWQTAD
- a CDS encoding Leucine rich repeat variant, which codes for MLPEKVAEIKFDELKYIPKRGKTVIAEHTKDTAILTELAKDRSPEVRCKAASNSNIPAEILAGLVSDESAIVRSGVAANPHTSPDTLAALATDENVEVRAKIAANPSTPTPALEKLLDDPEVLVRESLARNKGISDIVLAELAGDDVDSVREAVASNSNLNVITLAELAEDDRMGVRVHVVTNPKVTPEILSSLSDDFKVQVRKEVASHALTPLETLKKLADDNDEVVSTAARTNDTYITSPKW